A genomic window from Punica granatum isolate Tunisia-2019 chromosome 2, ASM765513v2, whole genome shotgun sequence includes:
- the LOC116198023 gene encoding transcription termination factor MTERF2, chloroplastic has protein sequence MLPPCPQPRPAAAAPLHVFASLHHHRQPPQPLPHHRTQSNPVAPPPVHTVPPIIQDRAKLVELSLSLRRTPQYPGSISTSVPPSPHDAWRLLGDQDDEEEEVIMRALEARRKAATEIFKETVRKDGKFGITYTTNLAGRVPGFIDYVMIEAAALKRLPEFAESSYESRAKAVVRDSRVTPLIRWLKHNSLSYPQIGKLICMSKGNLERITRVAEWLKSIHVKGRFLGVALLRSGDNILERSIDELEEIVGYLESHGVRREWMGYVMSRCPELLCYSMEEVRSRVGFYLDMGMNEKDFGTMIYDYPKALGYYTLEEMNQKVNYLKEFGLSTDSVGKLLAFKPQLMACSIEDRWKPLVKYLYYLGINRDGMRRMLVIKPMVFCVDLETVIAPKVRFFQDIGIRNDAIGNMLAKFPPLLTYSLYKKIRPVVIFLMTKAGVSKQDIAKVVASGPELLGCSIVHKLDLNVKYFLSLGIRLPQLGEMIADFPMLLRYNVELLRPKYQYLRRTMVRPLRDVIEFPRFFSYSLEGRIIPRHKVMVENRVNFKLRYMLTPTDEEFDQRVKAAVERRQQFETGVSSHGLQSPQTTDERGVDDGTGLSHHDLASSETLETATGTDFESCTFN, from the exons ATGCTGCCTCCATGTCCCCAACCCCGGCCGGCAGCGGCCGCCCCCCTCCACGTCTTCGCctccctccaccaccaccggcAGCCACCTCAACCCCTGCCCCACCACCGGACCCAGAGCAACCCCGTTGCCCCGCCGCCGGTCCACACGGTCCCACCGATTATTCAGGACAGAGCAAAGCTGGTCGAACTCTCCCTCAGCCTCAGGCGGACCCCTCAGTATCCTGGCTCCATCTCCACCTCCGTCCCCCCATCCCCTCATGACGCGTGGAGGCTGCTTGGTGACCAGGATGACGAGGAGGAAGAGGTGATAATGCGCGCACTCGAGGCCCGCAGGAAGGCCGCCACCGAGATATTTAAGGAGACCGTGAGGAAAGATGGCAAGTTCGGGATCACTTACACGACAAATTTGGCAGGTCGGGTGCCCGGCTTCATTGATTACGTGATGATCGAGGCGGCGGCTCTGAAGCGGTTGCCAGAGTTCGCGGAGTCGTCGTACGAATCTCGGGCTAAAGCTGTCGTCCGAGACTCCAGAGTTACCCCCTTAATAAG GTGGTTGAAGCACAATTCTCTTTCCTACCCCCAGATAGGGAAGCTAATATGCATGTCGAAAGGAAACCTCGAGCGTATAACACGTGTTGCTGAGTGGCTCAAGTCTATTCACGTGAAGGGGAGATTTCTGGGGGTCGCGCTTCTGAGGTCGGGAGATAATATCCTGGAACGTAGCATCGATGAGCTGGAAGAAATTGTCGGGTACTTGGAGAGTCATGGAGTCAGAAGAGAATGGATGGGCTATGTTATGAGCCGGTGTCCTGAGCTTCTTTGTTATAGCATGGAAGAAGTAAGGTCCCGTGTTGGGTTTTACTTGGATATGGGAATGAATGAAAAGGATTTTGGCACTATGATTTACGATTATCCTAAGGCACTGGGTTACTACACGCTGGAAGAGATGAACCAGAAG GTAAATTACCTGAAGGAGTTTGGTCTCAGTACCGATTCTGTCGGCAAATTGCTGGCATTTAAACCACAGTTGATGGCTTGTAGCATTGAGGACCGATGGAAGCCTCTGGTAAAATACCTCTACTACCTTGGAATTAATCGAGATGGTATGAGGAGAATGCTTGTCATAAAACCAATGGTATTTTGCGTGGACTTGGAGACGGTAATCGCCCCAAAG GTGCGGTTTTTCCAGGACATTGGCATTCGAAATGATGCAATCGGCAATATGTTGGCAAAGTTCCCACCATTGTTGACATACAGCCTTTACAAGAAAATACGACCAGTG GTCATTTTCTTAATGACAAAAGCTGGAGTTAGTAAACAAGATATTGCGAAAGTAGTAGCTTCGGGACCTGAGCTCTTAGGTTGCAGCATTGTCCACAAGCTCGATCTCAATGTAAAGTATTTCTTGTCACTAGGCATCAGGCTCCCACAACTGGGGGAGATGATCGCCGATTTCCCGATGCTGCTTCGGTACAACGTAGAGCTCCTCCGACCAAAGTACCAATACTTGAGAAGAACTATGGTGCGACCTTTGCGAGATGTTATCGAATTTCCGAG GTTTTTCAGCTATTCTCTTGAGGGCCGTATAATTCCGCGGCACAAGGTCATGGTTGAGAATCGAGTCAACTTCAAGCTACGGTACATGTTAACACCCACAGACGAGGAGTTTGATCAGAGGGTTAAGGCTGCAGTTGAAAGGCGTCAACAGTTTGAGACTGGTGTTTCATCCCATGGTCTCCAGAGCCCTCAAACAACGGATGAGCGCGGTGTTGATGATGGTACCGGACTCTCTCATCACGATCTTGCATCCTCAGAAACGCTTGAAACAGCTACCGGAACAGACTTTGAGAGCTGTACATTCAATTAG
- the LOC116198024 gene encoding uncharacterized protein LOC116198024 → MMNFAASLCRRVNVRELLTNVPVYSNVADASGGGLSLMFRRWATKRSAGSTKNGRDSNPKNLGVKKFGGERVIPGNIIVRQRGTRFHPGNYVGMGKDHTLFALKEGNVKFELHKLSGRKWVHVIPKEGHVLHPVYVEGAAPQLEKAAA, encoded by the exons ATGATGAACTTTGCAGCATCGCTCTGCAGACGAGTTAATGTCAGGGAACTGTTAACAAATGTTCCCGTCTACAGCAATGTTGCTG ATGCTTCTGGtggaggattgagcttgatgtTCAGGCGTTGGGCCACGAAGAGGTCAGCCGGGTCAACGAAGAATGGACGGGACTCGAACCCCAAGAATCTTGGTGTTAAGAAATTTGGTGGAGAG AGAGTGATACCGGGAAACATCATAGTACGACAAAGAGGAACACGTTTTCATCCTGGGAACTATGTAGGTATGGGGAAGGATCATACCCTCTTCGCACTAAAAGAAGGAAATGTGAAGTTTGAGTTGCACAAGTTGAGTGGACGCAAATGGGTGCATGTCATCCCCAAGGAAGGTCATGTGCTTCACCCCGTGTATGTGGAGGGTGCAGCACCTCAGTTGGAGAAAGCTGCCGCTTAA
- the LOC116198025 gene encoding uncharacterized protein LOC116198025: protein MASFCRSALMAGSRSFAAVSKTIAQKAPTSRPLSPPLSPTARHACSASRAVSALGGVESLMPLHSTIASARLISNIAVDSSCWSWLSLDFAVPR, encoded by the exons ATGGCCTCATTCTGCAGATCGGCTTTAATGGCGGGTTCAAGGTCCTTCGCCGCCGTGTCCAAGACAATAGCCCAAAAAGCCCCGACCTCAAGGCCCTTGTCGCCTCCTCTTTCTCCGACAGCGAGGCACGCCTGCTCCGCTTCGAG GGCGGTGTCTGCTCTGGGCGGGGTGGAGTCGCTGATGCCGCTTCACAGCACCATCGCCTCTGCTCGGCTCATATCCAATATCGCAGTCGATTCCTCTTGCTGGAGCTGGCTCTCTCTGG ACTTTGCAGTTCCACGGTGA
- the LOC116193577 gene encoding UPF0481 protein At3g47200-like: protein MNALKKAIGCTGFPCFNRMFSSVKHARAMQGTSHMNHGQSIRRDDSGSIYEISNAVAGKIDRVSISRPKSDIFRVHHQLRVVNEKAYEPVLLSIGPYHHGRSDLQHMEEHKLQYLNRLITRREEKGITRSYQLNTYLRTLKELEDQARCCYAEAIPLESNKFLEMMLLDGCFIIELFHELSRDEKEKDPFLKADWVQNALARDLTLLENQLPFLVLKSLHHVIPDEPDLLHLIFTAFDYLPTYSNLPPCQNQRERTAAQQRNSDLARFLPIGSTSSKRRHLNPEKLNDIKHLLDLVRKFMLVEETLEMEGQTQQGAQQVKRAVSRDIPNKRRKKFAYSAIELMDSGVTFKSVEKGKFYDIRFENGILEIPVIRITDNMEALFRNLIAYEEHAQDNGVKHISDYMAFMDGLINSPKDVELLRRQGIIENMMGDDEAVSTMFNRMNKNTVVTPDFYYQDIINSMTIHCQKQWNIWMAKLKRNYLNCPWALLSIIVAFLLLVMHVTQTACAVFSYYKNVK, encoded by the exons ATGAATGCCCTCAAGAAAGCCATCGGATGTACGGGCTTCCCCTGTTTCAACCGCATGTTCAGTTCTGTGAAACATGCTCGGGCAATGCAAGGAACAAGTCACATGAACCACGGCCAG AGCATCAGAAGAGATGATAGTGGCAGTATATACGAGATTTCAAATGCAGTTGCTGGGAAGATCGACCGTGTGTCCATATCTCGGCCAAAGAGTGACATATTCAGGGTTCATCATCAACTGCGTGTGGTAAATGAGAAGGCATATGAGCCTGTCTTGCTTTCCATTGGCCCTTACCACCACGGCAGGAGCGATCTCCAGCACATGGAGGAACATAAACTGCAGTATCTAAACCGGTTGATCACACGGAGAGAAGAAAAGGGTATAACTAGGTCGTACCAATTAAACACGTATCTTAGGACTCTCAAAGAATTGGAAGACCAAGCCCGTTGTTGCTATGCTGAAGCCATCCCCCTtgagtctaataaatttctaGAAATGATGCTGCTCGATGGTTGTTTTATCATCGAGCTGTTCCACGAGCTCTCAAGAGATGAGAAAGAAAAGGACCCTTTCCTTAAGGCAGACTGGGTACAGAATGCCCTTGCACGCGATTTAACGTTGCTTGAAAATCAACTTCCATTCTTGGTCCTAAAAAGTTTGCACCATGTGATCCCTGATGAGCCTGACCTACTTCACCTTATCTTCACTGCCTTTGATTACCTTCCTACGTATTCTAACTTACCTCCATGTCAAAACCAGCGTGAAAGGACTGCTGCTCAGCAAAGAAACTCCGACCTTGCCAGATTCCTCCCAATTGGATCAACTTCCTCCAAAAGGAGACACCTAAATCCGGAAAAGCTCAATGATATAAAGCATCTTCTGGATCTTGTACGGAAGTTTATGCTGGTGGAAGAGACCTTGGAAATGGAAGGTCAGACACAGCAAGGAGCCCAACAAGTGAAAAGAGCTGTTAGTAGAGATATCCCGAATAAGAGGAGAAAGAAGTTTGCCTATTCAGCTATAGAGTTGATGGATTCAGGGGTCACATTCAAGAGTGTGGAGAAAGGGAAGTTTTACGACATCCGATTTGAAAATGGCATCTTGGAGATCCCTGTCATTCGGATCACAGACAACATGGAGGCCTTGTTCCGAAATCTGATTGCGTATGAGGAGCATGCTCAGGATAATGGTGTTAAACATATATCCGATTACATGGCTTTCATGGATGGACTAATCAATTCCCCCAAGGACGTGGAACTACTCCGTCGTCAAGGGATCATTGAGAACATGATGGGTGATGATGAAGCAGTCTCCACGATGTTCAATAGGATGAATAAGAACACGGTCGTGACACCAGATTTTTACTATCAGGATATTATCAACAGTATGACGATACATTGCCAGAAGCAGTGGAATATTTGGATGGCGAAGCTGAAGAGAAATTATCTCAACTGTCCATGGGCACTCCTGTCAATTATTGTAGCTTTTCTATTACTTGTTATGCATGTAACACAAACTGCATGCGC